The stretch of DNA ACGGCCTCACGGGCGGCGCGCCGGCCGACGGCAATGGCGACGGCGTTGTCGACGCGGTGGATTACACCGTATGGCGCGACGCGATGGCGGCGGCGGTGCTGGCCGTCCCGGAGCCGAGTGCGTTGACGCTGTGTGCCGGGCTTATCGGCTCACTGATCACCAAGTCCAGGAGCCCACGACGCGAGTCGTGGGAGCCATCCTTGGACCCGGTTCACTCCCACGACTCGCGTCGTGGGCTCTCGAACTAACTGATGCTGACATCAGTAGCACAAGCCGTGGCCGTACGGGTACAGCGGCTCGTAGTTCTCGTCACCGATGTTGATGGGGTGCTGGTCTGCGGACTTGGGCCACGTGAACGAGAGCTTGCCGGTGGGGGCGTAATCGCCTAGCAGCACGTCGGCGACGCCGGCGCCCTCGGTGCCAGGAAGCCAAGCGGCGACCACCGCGGCGCACTTATCAGCGGCGTCGCCGAGCACCAATGGCCTGCCGGAGATCACGACGAGAACGACGGGCTTGTCCGTGGCGACCGCCGCTTCGACCGCGTCTTGATCTTCGTCGCTGAGCTTGGGCTCGTCGGTGTCGCCCGTCCCTTCGGCGTAGGGTTTTTCGCCGACCACGACGACAATCGCTTCGGCTTGGTCCGACTCGGCGACGAGGCGATCATTGGCCGCATCGGCCAGGGCGTCGCGGATCGTGACGCCACCGGTGGTGACGTCGCCCGTTTTCCCTTGCCAGTCAATCGTCCAGCCGCCGCACTGCATACCCAGGTCGTCCGCCGCCGAGCCGGTCACCGCGAAATTGCCGTCCTTAAGTGGCAAGACGCCGTCGTTCTTCAGCAGCACGAGGGACTGTCGAACGGCGCGCCTAGCGACTTCACGATGCGGCTCGGAGCCGAAGCTGGACGCGAGGTTCGCGTCGGACATGATCACTGGGTCGGGACCTAAGAGGCCCATCGCCGCTTTGACGCGGAGGATGCGCCGCACGGCGTCGTCGATCCGCTCCATCGGGACGGCGCCCTCGTTCACGAGCTCGGTGAGCTTCGTGACGAATTCCTGGTACCGCTCGGGGACCATCACCATGTCCATGCCGGCGTTGATCGAGAGGCGGATGCACTCTTTGTAGTCGCTGGCGAGTTGGTCGATGGCGTTGTAGTCGGAGATGAGGAAGCCCTCGAAGCCGAGTTCTTCTTTGAGCACCTCGGTGAGCAGGTAGTGGCTCGCCGAACACTTCTCGCCGTTCCAGCTGCTGTACGAGGGCATGATCGTGCCAACGCCCGCGGCGATCGCGGCGGGGTAGGGCGCCAGGTGGACGCGGCGCAGCGTGGCTTCGTCGACACGAGTGTCGCCCTGATCGAGACGCAGGCGGACGCCGGCACGGAACTCGCTTGAGCTGGCGTCGCGTTTCTCGGCGGAGGTTCCACCGTCGCCAACAAAGTGCTTCGCGCAGCCGAGCACCCGCAGGGGGTCGGCGAGGTCGTTACCCTGTAGGCCGCTGACGGCCGCAGCGCCGAGCAGCGTCGCCAACGCCGGCGATTCGCCGAAGCCTTCGTAAGTGCGGCCCCAGCGGTCGTCCTGCGGCACCGTCACGCAGGGGGCGAAGTCCCAGTTGACGCCAGTTCGACGCATCTCGATGGCGGTGATGCGATGGACTTCTTCGACGAGCGACGGGTCGCGCGTGCAACCGAGGCCGATGTTGTGTGGGAAAATGACCGCGCCAATCACGTTGCTGTGCCCGTGCACGGCATCAACACCGTAGAGCAGCGGCACACCGAGTCGGGTGGCGAGCGCTTCGCGCTGGCAGGCGTCGTTGGCGCGGGCCCAGGCTTCGGGCGAGTTGCCGTCTTTCGGGTCGGAGTTGCCGCCACTGAGGACCGAGCCGAGCGCGAGCGTGCGGACATCGCTGAGGTCGCCGAGGTACTGCAAGTCGGCTTGTGTCATCTGCCCGACCTTCTCGGCGAGCGTCATGCGGCCGAGCAGCTCGTTGGCGATGTCGTCGTAAGCGGAGAACTCCCCGGGCTTGTGTTGCGCAAGGGTTGCGACTTGAGCCGTCGAGAAAGAAGCTGCAACGAGGGCGAGCACCAAAACGAAACGGCGCGTCATCATCGGAAAACCGAGGGCAGGAGTTTTTTGAAGATCACGGCGCGTCGTAACGTATCTCCACCCGAGAGAGCTGGATGGGGCCGGGAACAGTTTCCGGCGCAGTGATCGTGACGAGACGCCCTTGGCGATCTTCCGTCATCGCCTCGACGAGCGTCGGGGTCAAGTAGCCATAGTCTCCCGCCGGGCGATTTGGCGTTTTTATTGTTGTTGAAAGCGGTACCGGGTCGTCGGCGGCGTCTAGAGAAACAGTAACTCGTGGCGCCGCTGCATCGCCGCCGAAGGCGTAGACGGTAGTACTCACCACTGGACCTGGGACCGCATACGTGACGCTCGCCCCCGGGCTCAACGAGAGCCGGCTGGGGTCCTCCTGAACGGTCCGGGCGTTCCCCGCATCCGCCGCCACGTCGCCATCGGTCGAAGCGATCAGCTCAAGGCTCGCTAGTTCATCGACGAGGGCGTGCGTCGCCGGCGTCACGGGTCCGACCATGTTCGACGGCACCGCTGCGCCGGAAGCGTTCTTGGCGACGACTCGGTAGTAGTACGACTGGCCCGGTGTCGCCGACGCGTCGGCATACTGGGGGCGGTAGTAGAGAGCGGCGTCGTCAACGCCTTCGGCGATCGCTTGCCATGGCCCCTCGGCGCTGGATGATCGCTGTACGACGTACGAAGAGGCGCCGGTGGAGCCTCGCCACGACAGGCGAGCCGGGTCCTCGATCGGCAGTAGCTCAGCTGGCTTCGGGGCTGGCAGTTCGGGTACCGACTGGTCGCGAATCTCGTACGCTTTCGCACGCATCATTTCCAGTAGTGCTGACTCGTCGTAGGCGTCGCCCGAGGCGAAGCCGGGCCAGTGGTAGGCCTTGTAGCGCCCTTCGGCGGCAGGCTCGGAGTGGGCGTAGAAGCCGCCGTCGCGGTTGCGGAACCGAAGGCTCCAGACCAAGACGCCGATCGCCTTCGACTGGATGGCGTCGTCGAAGACTTGCCGCATCTCGTCGTTGGGGATGAAGCCCACCTCGCCGACGAGATAGGGCTTCTTGCCGGCGGCGTCGGCGATGGCTTGGCGAACGGCTTCTGGGATCGGCTTCGGGCCGGGGTAATGATGCGTCGTGACGATATCGACGTTTGGGTCCTCGAGCGACCACTCGGGCACGCCGTGCAGCGAGCGGCCATCCATCACTAGGTGGTTCCCGTCGAGCGACTTGATGTAGGCGGCGATCTCTTTGGTCCACGACGCCGGCGCGTCGATCTCGTTGCCGGTCTCCCAGCAGAGGATTGCTTTGTCGTCCTTATAGAGCTGTCCCGTGACCGTGTTGCGGCGGTTGATGAGGTGATCGATCGTGCGTTTGAAATCGGCGATCAACTGCGGGTCGGTCCAGAAAGAGTCGTCGGGCTTGTCGCGGAACGCCTCGTACTGTCGGATGCCGCCCCACCAATGCCACTGGTCCACCAGCGGGATGAAGACGCGGACCCCCTTCTGGTTAGCGATTGCCAGCACACGATCGAGCGCTTGGAACGCTTCTTCATTGAACTCACCCGGCGCGAGGACGTGGACGTGGTCGCCCATGTCGGAGCCTTCACGCTTCACGCTCAGCACATAAGTCCGCACGGCCGTGCCGCCCATCTGACGGGTGCTTTCGAGAGCGTCGGCGATCTCGTAGTCGTTAGGCCAGCGCCACGGCGATTCGCCGAGGAATGTGAAAGCGTCCTCGACGTTGTGCAGGTTGGGGATGTTCCAGGAGATGAACCGTAGCGGCTCGTCGCCGTCGTAAAGCTGATCGCCTTGGCGGGTGACGAAGTGCTTGAAGGCGCTGTCAGCGCCGCATGCGAGCGTTCCGAAGAACAAGAGCGTGGAGAGCGTTAGTAGTGCTGGCAGCGGCGTCATTGTGAGGTCGCCATCGGATTAAGGAGGAACCGGGGGCTAGGGCCCCGCGGCTGATTCTAGTTGCGGATTCTCATCAGCCGGCACGCGTTAGCGTCCAGTTAAACCGCTCCTTCGGGCGCGTAACCATCAGGATAGTCTTGGAGCTTGTCGTACCAATTGAACTTGAGAACCGCCGACGTAACCACGATCACCCCGACGCACCAGCCGAGCGCCGTCCAGTCTCGCAGTACGAGATAGATGCCTGCCGCGGTCAGCGCGGTCTGCCAAGCGATGGCGATGGCGACGTTCACCGCGTCACGGCTGAAATCATGGTTGGCAGCGAGGTCGGGGTTCGAAGTAAGTAGCTGCTCACGCACGGGTCCCCAGCAGCCCCAGGGACGCACTTTCAAATAAAAGTGCTGGAGGACTGCTGGGTCGTCGGGCGCCGTCAGTAGGCTGCCGGCGATGCACCCGATGAGCGAGATGGCGAGCGTTACGGGAAAGAGGGCGAGGTTCGTCTCGAAGCCGCCGATCTGTGGGTACGTCTTAACGATGGTGGCGATCATCATCGCGGAGCCGATGCCGCCGGCCATGCCCCAGAAATAGCCCCAGCCGTTGAACCGCCACCAGTGCCACTTGAGCACGTTGGCCGCGACGTAACCGCCGTAGAGGGCGCCGACGATCCAGTTCACGACGTCCTTCAGATCGTCGATGACGAAGCCAAAGGCGGTTCCTGCGATCACGACGACGACCGAGGTGAGGTAGCTCATGCGGACATAGGTCTTGTCATCGGCATTCGGGTTGATGTAGCGCTTGTAGATATCGTTGACGACATAGGCTGGCGCCGCGTTGACTGTCGCGGCGTAGGTGGACATGAACGCCGCCAACAACGCCGCGATCAACAGTCCGAAGAGGCCCACCGGAATAAACTCGCGCATCGCGAAGGGGAGGATCAACTCGAAATCAACCTCCGATCCCATCGAGTTCAGCTCATCGGTGAAGAACACCAGAGCGAGCACGGCGAGTCCGGTGATCAGCATGTAACGCGGCACGAGCAGCACGAGGCTCACCAAGCCGCTCATCAGGGCCGCCTCTCTTGGCGACTTGGCGGAGAGGACTCGCTGCATGTCGTAATTTGGCGCCGGGCCGGCCATGCTGGCGAGGACGCCCTTGAAGAGGCATAGGCCCACAAAGAGTGAGAACAGCTCCCAGCCGTCGCCGGTGATTTTGTCGTTCGCCGACGGCAAGAGCCCCGACCAATCGAGGTTCAGACGCATTCCGAACCAAAGGTCATGCCAACCGTCGGGCGTCGCCGCGGCAATGAGCTCGGGCGTTGTTTGCTGCATCGCGATCACGCCGACGCCGATACAGGCGGCCGTCATGATGCCGAACTGCAGGACTTCAGTGAAGACGACACTGAACATGCCGCCTTTCACGACGTAGAGCGTCGTCACGGCGGTGATCGCCAAGCCCCAGAGGTTGGCGTTAGTGGCGGGGTCGGTCGATAGGTGCAGCGGCAGGAAGGTCGATGCAAACTTCCCGATGCCAATAAAGCCGTAAGCGAGAAAGCCCACCACGTTGATCAACGCGAATAGCACCACGACCAGGTGAGCGAGCTGTGCGCCGCGGCCGTCACCGAAGCGGAATCGGATCCAGTCGGCCCCGGTCAGCACGCCCGAACGGCGCAGCCAGACCGACAGATAGACCATCATCACGACTTGATTGAAGACGGGCCACAACCAAGGAATCCAAGCGCTCTTCACGCCATAGACGAAGAGCCAATAGACCATCAGCATCGTGCCGCTGATGTCGAACATGCCCGAGGCGTTGGAGAGCCCGAGCATGTACCAGGGGATCGTGTTGCCGCCGAGGAAATAACTGCGGAGGTTTTTTGAGGCCCGCTTGGAGATCCAGAACCCGATGCCGACCGTCGCCGCCACGTAGGCGGCGATGATCGCCAGGTCGATCGGATGGGCGCCGTTCATACGAGCGCGTGTCGCGGCTAGAGAGGAGGGGGTAGCGTCGTTGACAAGCGGCGCACGGCTGGCCTGGCGCGCGGCTGGGCGACACGCTGGATCAGCACGGAATTCTGCGGACTAGAATACCGCCGAATTCGCCTTCGTGAACTCGACCAACTCGGAGAGATTCGCGTAGGCGAGCGCTGTACAAGTGTCGGCGGCGCCGTAATAGATCGCCAAACGGCCCGTCGGCTGGTCGCACAGCGCGGTGACGGGGAAGACGACATTCGGCACGTGGCCCGACACCTCGTAATCGGCCTCGGGCGTGAGCACGTGCTGGTTGGTGCGGTAGAGCACCCGCCATGGCTCGTCGAGGTCCAGCAGCGCGGCGCCCATGCTGTAGACGAACCCGTTGCAGGTGTCGATGACGCCGTGATAGATCATCAGCCATCCCTCGGGTGTCTCGATCGGCACGGGGCCGGCCCCGATCTTGGTGCGTTGCCACCACTGGCCGACGTGATCGCCCCCCTTACGCATCACGAGGCGATGCCGTCCCCAGTGAATGAGGTTTGGGCTTTCGCTCAGGTAGATGTCGCCGAACGGCGTGTGCCCGTTGTCACTCGGGCGGCTGAACATGTAGTAGGCGCCATTGATCTTCCGCGGGAAGAGCACACCGTTGCGGTTGAACGGCAGAAAGGCGTTCTCAAGCCGTTCGAAGGTGCGGAAGTCCTTGGTGCGGGCGAGGCTGATCGTCGGGCCGTTGTGGCCGCCGCACCACTGGACGATGTACTCGCCATCGATCGCGGTGACGCGCGGGTCGTAGGCGTAGTGGCTGGGGTCGTCCTTCCAGTTACTAAAGACAACGGGCTCGGGCTCGAGTTGCCAATCGAGTCCGTCTTCGCTCCAGCCGACGTGCAGCCGCGGGAAGCGATCGGTTTTTTCGAGACGGAACACCCCGGCAAAGCCGTCGCCGAACGGCGTGACGGCGCTGTTGTAAACACCCTGCACCCCGGGCTGCGGCGCGCGGGGGATGACCGGGTTTTCGCGGTGGCGCCAAACAACTGCCTTGCTGCCCGCCGGGCGGTCCTGCCAGGGGATGTTGGGGAGCCCTTGCGACGTCGCGACGCCATTGGCATTGCCGCGAGCGCTGAGTACTTCTGCCACCTTTGGCGCCTCGTTGTGAGATGAGTAAGCGAACCGACTTAGTGGGTCGGCGAGTAGCTGAATGGGTCGCGAGTTAGCTGAAAACCGTCGCGTTCCCGCAGCGATTGAGTCGTTTCGCTGTTCCACGACTTCCGACGCGATCGCACGTGACGCCGTAGCGATTCGTCCATCAGGTAGCAGACTAACTGACCTCGACAAGCTGCTCAAGTAGTTTATCAAGTGGAAAGTTGCGTTCGGCTGTAGCGGGAGCTGTTCAGCTAGCGACCATCCCGGGGGATAGCTAAAGTGTGTGTCATGTCCAAAAGGACGCCACGCCTCAAAGATGTCGCCGAAGCGGCGAACGTCTCGATCAGCGCCGCCTCCCGCATCTTGCGTGGAGAAGAATCGCGTTTTGGCGAAGAGACTTGCCGCCGAGTACTAGAGGCTTCTCGCAAGCTTGGCTGGCGGCCCAACCTGTTGGTGAACGGCATCCAGACGGGGACGACACGCACCGTCGGCGTGATGATCCCTCCATTTGACTCGTTCTGGATCGCGGTGCTTTCGGGGATTCATGCCCGGTTCGCCGAGGCTGACTACTTGCCGATCACCGTCTGGCTAGGTGACCTGGAGCACATGCCCCACTTCGAGGCCGACGAAAAGCGCGGCCTTGAATTGATCAATCGCCTGCTGGATCGCCGCGTCGATGCGTTTATCTTGTGGCCGCCATTCGGCATGGCGTACCGGGACCACCTGCCGGAGTTTCGCGACCGCGCGGTGCCGATCGTCACGATCGACCACCACCCCGATACGCCACTGTGGGACACCGTTGCAACCAACGAGCAATCGACCACCGCGATGGTCGCCAAACACTTGGTCGACCTTGGCCATCGACGGATCGCAGTTATCAGCAGCCGAGAAACGCCCTCTCAGACCTGGGCGTTGGAACGGCGGAACTCGTTCGAGGCGGCGCTGCTGAAGGCGTGCCCCAAAGCTGAAATCAAGGTCTGGCGGCTGAACGAAGAGGGCAACAATGGCGTCGAGGTGGCGACGCAACTCCTCCGTAGCCGCTTCCGTCCCACCGCGGTATTCGCGGCGACGGACCACGAAGCGGCTTACGTCTACCAAGCGGCGGCGAAGATCGGCGTCCGCATCCCGGAGGAACTTTCCGTTGTCGGCTTCGCCGACCTCGACTTCGCCGCCACGATGACGCCACCGCTCACGACGGTCCGGCAGCGAGCGCGGGAGATCGGCGATCAAGCCGCGGCGCTGGTGCTGCGGCGTTTGATGGGTGAGAGCGGCGCCGGCAGCATCCCCTTCTCCAACGTCCGTGTGGACGGCGACCTCATCCTCCGCGATTCGACCGGGCCTGCGCCGGTAGACGCCGTCGACTGACGCTGATTCGTCGCCAGATTGCTGTCAATTTGGCGACGCCCAGAAAATCGTGGGATTCTGATGGACAAAGTAGACCAACCGCATTAGCTTGTTGTTCAAGTAGTTGAGCAGCCGAAACCGGCCAGCTGCTGCCAAACTTTTCTTGAGCCCTTATCACCAATCGACCGGGCGGGATTTGCCTGCCGATAGCCTAGCTGCCATCGATTCATCGCGTGTCAGGCGATCGCTCGCGGCTTGTGCTGTGCGAAAGCGTCGAGACTAGTAACCGTCAGGAAGGCTGTACGAGAGCGGGAAGCGGCGTCGTTGGTTCTCGAAATTCCCACGTTTGCTTGGAGAGAGTTCTTATGAGGCACACCTTGGCGATAGTTGCGATGGCGACGATGTCAGTCGCCCAAGCTCATGCGCAGAATTACCAACCAACGCAGGC from Botrimarina mediterranea encodes:
- a CDS encoding glycoside hydrolase family 3 protein; protein product: MMTRRFVLVLALVAASFSTAQVATLAQHKPGEFSAYDDIANELLGRMTLAEKVGQMTQADLQYLGDLSDVRTLALGSVLSGGNSDPKDGNSPEAWARANDACQREALATRLGVPLLYGVDAVHGHSNVIGAVIFPHNIGLGCTRDPSLVEEVHRITAIEMRRTGVNWDFAPCVTVPQDDRWGRTYEGFGESPALATLLGAAAVSGLQGNDLADPLRVLGCAKHFVGDGGTSAEKRDASSSEFRAGVRLRLDQGDTRVDEATLRRVHLAPYPAAIAAGVGTIMPSYSSWNGEKCSASHYLLTEVLKEELGFEGFLISDYNAIDQLASDYKECIRLSINAGMDMVMVPERYQEFVTKLTELVNEGAVPMERIDDAVRRILRVKAAMGLLGPDPVIMSDANLASSFGSEPHREVARRAVRQSLVLLKNDGVLPLKDGNFAVTGSAADDLGMQCGGWTIDWQGKTGDVTTGGVTIRDALADAANDRLVAESDQAEAIVVVVGEKPYAEGTGDTDEPKLSDEDQDAVEAAVATDKPVVLVVISGRPLVLGDAADKCAAVVAAWLPGTEGAGVADVLLGDYAPTGKLSFTWPKSADQHPINIGDENYEPLYPYGHGLCY
- a CDS encoding cellulase family glycosylhydrolase produces the protein MTPLPALLTLSTLLFFGTLACGADSAFKHFVTRQGDQLYDGDEPLRFISWNIPNLHNVEDAFTFLGESPWRWPNDYEIADALESTRQMGGTAVRTYVLSVKREGSDMGDHVHVLAPGEFNEEAFQALDRVLAIANQKGVRVFIPLVDQWHWWGGIRQYEAFRDKPDDSFWTDPQLIADFKRTIDHLINRRNTVTGQLYKDDKAILCWETGNEIDAPASWTKEIAAYIKSLDGNHLVMDGRSLHGVPEWSLEDPNVDIVTTHHYPGPKPIPEAVRQAIADAAGKKPYLVGEVGFIPNDEMRQVFDDAIQSKAIGVLVWSLRFRNRDGGFYAHSEPAAEGRYKAYHWPGFASGDAYDESALLEMMRAKAYEIRDQSVPELPAPKPAELLPIEDPARLSWRGSTGASSYVVQRSSSAEGPWQAIAEGVDDAALYYRPQYADASATPGQSYYYRVVAKNASGAAVPSNMVGPVTPATHALVDELASLELIASTDGDVAADAGNARTVQEDPSRLSLSPGASVTYAVPGPVVSTTVYAFGGDAAAPRVTVSLDAADDPVPLSTTIKTPNRPAGDYGYLTPTLVEAMTEDRQGRLVTITAPETVPGPIQLSRVEIRYDAP
- a CDS encoding sodium:solute symporter family protein, coding for MNGAHPIDLAIIAAYVAATVGIGFWISKRASKNLRSYFLGGNTIPWYMLGLSNASGMFDISGTMLMVYWLFVYGVKSAWIPWLWPVFNQVVMMVYLSVWLRRSGVLTGADWIRFRFGDGRGAQLAHLVVVLFALINVVGFLAYGFIGIGKFASTFLPLHLSTDPATNANLWGLAITAVTTLYVVKGGMFSVVFTEVLQFGIMTAACIGVGVIAMQQTTPELIAAATPDGWHDLWFGMRLNLDWSGLLPSANDKITGDGWELFSLFVGLCLFKGVLASMAGPAPNYDMQRVLSAKSPREAALMSGLVSLVLLVPRYMLITGLAVLALVFFTDELNSMGSEVDFELILPFAMREFIPVGLFGLLIAALLAAFMSTYAATVNAAPAYVVNDIYKRYINPNADDKTYVRMSYLTSVVVVIAGTAFGFVIDDLKDVVNWIVGALYGGYVAANVLKWHWWRFNGWGYFWGMAGGIGSAMMIATIVKTYPQIGGFETNLALFPVTLAISLIGCIAGSLLTAPDDPAVLQHFYLKVRPWGCWGPVREQLLTSNPDLAANHDFSRDAVNVAIAIAWQTALTAAGIYLVLRDWTALGWCVGVIVVTSAVLKFNWYDKLQDYPDGYAPEGAV
- a CDS encoding glycoside hydrolase family 130 protein, which encodes MAEVLSARGNANGVATSQGLPNIPWQDRPAGSKAVVWRHRENPVIPRAPQPGVQGVYNSAVTPFGDGFAGVFRLEKTDRFPRLHVGWSEDGLDWQLEPEPVVFSNWKDDPSHYAYDPRVTAIDGEYIVQWCGGHNGPTISLARTKDFRTFERLENAFLPFNRNGVLFPRKINGAYYMFSRPSDNGHTPFGDIYLSESPNLIHWGRHRLVMRKGGDHVGQWWQRTKIGAGPVPIETPEGWLMIYHGVIDTCNGFVYSMGAALLDLDEPWRVLYRTNQHVLTPEADYEVSGHVPNVVFPVTALCDQPTGRLAIYYGAADTCTALAYANLSELVEFTKANSAVF
- a CDS encoding LacI family DNA-binding transcriptional regulator; this encodes MSKRTPRLKDVAEAANVSISAASRILRGEESRFGEETCRRVLEASRKLGWRPNLLVNGIQTGTTRTVGVMIPPFDSFWIAVLSGIHARFAEADYLPITVWLGDLEHMPHFEADEKRGLELINRLLDRRVDAFILWPPFGMAYRDHLPEFRDRAVPIVTIDHHPDTPLWDTVATNEQSTTAMVAKHLVDLGHRRIAVISSRETPSQTWALERRNSFEAALLKACPKAEIKVWRLNEEGNNGVEVATQLLRSRFRPTAVFAATDHEAAYVYQAAAKIGVRIPEELSVVGFADLDFAATMTPPLTTVRQRAREIGDQAAALVLRRLMGESGAGSIPFSNVRVDGDLILRDSTGPAPVDAVD